One segment of Theobroma cacao cultivar B97-61/B2 chromosome 9, Criollo_cocoa_genome_V2, whole genome shotgun sequence DNA contains the following:
- the LOC18591028 gene encoding uncharacterized protein LOC18591028: MNAMSASPTDRIEETNYGSGSDSDTNHDDAPEYYQPISAVDDDDDEDQDGFGDRVNSDEEHHSQNLSNGYVNRVENGISSLHVGDVAAEEEEEEERVIEASDTAIRRAFREDESRRNAPLTPENAMRVREAMRGVSFAGLAPDWANEVPEDRWVDQLRRLRQPHRPYSTVQN; the protein is encoded by the exons ATGAACGCCATGtccgcctctccaaccgatcGTATCGAAG AGACCAACTATGGCAGTGGCAGCGACTCCGATACCAATCACGATGACGCGCCAGAATACTACCAGCCAATCTCAGCGGTCGACGATGATGACGATGAGGATCAAGACGGGTTCGGTGATAGAGTCAACTCAGATGAAGAACACCACTCTCAGAACCTATCGAACGGGTATGTCAATCGAGTGGAAAACGGAATCTCGTCTCTTCATGTAGGCGACGTTGCTgcggaggaagaagaagaagaagagagggTGATAGAGGCGTCTGATACGGCGATACGGAGGGCGTTTAGGGAAGACGAGAGCCGAAGAAACGCGCCGTTGACGCCGGAGAATGCTATGAGAGTTAGGGAAGCGATGCGTGGTGTTTCGTTTGCTGGGTTGGCTCCTGATTGGGCCAATGAGGTTCCTGAGGATCGGTGGGTCGATCAGCTTCGGAGGTTGAGGCAACCGCACCGCCCTTACAGTACTGTTCAAAACTAA
- the LOC18591029 gene encoding malonyl CoA-acyl carrier protein transacylase, translated as MHTLLHLRLASSANSHYSLFAMSAASLALPSSLSSLRANGAAPPRCFRLHNPSRSRVFMSVSVGSQAVVDDALFADYKPTSAFLFPGQGAQAVGMGKEAQSVPAAAELYKKANDILGFDLLDVCINGPKEKLDSTVISQPAIYVTSLAAVELLRTRDGGQQIIDSVDVTCGLSLGEYTALAFAGAFSFEEGLKLVKLRGEAMQEAADAAKSAMVSVIGLDSEKVQQLCDAANQEVDEADKVQIANYLCPGNYAVSGGVKGVEAVEAKAKSFKARMTVRLAVAGAFHTSFMDPAVSRLEAALAATQVRTPRIPVISNVDAQPHADSETIKNILARQVTSPVQWETTVKTLLTKGLKKSYELGPGKVIAGIVKRMDKGAEIENIGA; from the exons ATGCACACTCTGCTTCACCTGCGCCTTGCTTCTTCCGCCAATTCCCACTACTCTCTCTTCGCAATGTCTGCTGCCTCTCTCGCTCtcccttcttctctttcttcgcTCCGCGCCAATGGAGCTGCTCCACCTCGATGCTTCCGCCTCCACAATCCCTCTCGATCTAGGGTTTTCATGAGCGTTTCCGTCGGATCTCAAGCTGTCGTCGATGATGCCTTGTTCGCTGATTACAAGCCCACCTCCGCTTTCCTCTTTCCCGGTCAG GGCGCACAAGCAGTTGGAATGGGAAAAGAGGCGCAGAGTGTGCCTGCTGCTGCAGAATTGTACAAGAAGGCAAATGATATATTAGG TTTTGATCTTctggatgtttgcatcaatGGTCCTAAGGAAAAGTTAGATTCAACTGTCATTAGTCAG CCTGCTATTTATGTCACAAGTCTAGCTGCTGTGGAGCTGCTTCGAACTCGTGATGGAGGCCAGCAGATTATTGACTCTGTTGATGTGACATGTGGCCTCAGCTTGGGAGAATATACTGCACTAGCATTTGCCGGGGCCTTTAG CTTTGAGGAGGGACTGAAGCTGGTCAAACTAAGAGGAGAAGCAATGCAG GAAGCTGCTGATGCTGCTAAAAGTGCTATGGTCAGTGTCATAGGACTTGATTCTGAGAAGGTTCAGCAGTTATGTGATGCTGCCAACCAAGAAGTTGATGAAGCTGATAAAGTTCAGATTGCAAATTATTTGTGTCCC GGAAATTATGCAGTATCTGGGGGTGTCAAAGGAGTGGAGGCAGTTGAAGCTAAAGCAAAGTCATTCAAGGCTCGGATGacg GTGCGTTTAGCTGTTGCTGGTGCTTTTCACACTAGTTTCATGGATCCTGCAGTCTCAAGACTGGAGGCTGCATTGGCAGCAACCCAGGTTAGAACCCCAAGAATACCTGTTATATCGAATGTTGATGCTCAGCCACATGCAGATTCTGAGACAATAAAGAACATACTAGCACGTCAG GTGACATCTCCTGTTCAATGGGAAACAACAGTGAAAACTTTGCTGACCAAAGGGCTGAAGAAGAGTTATGAGTTGGGGCCTGGAAAG GTTATAGCTGGCATTGTGAAGAGAATGGATAAAGGTGCCGAGATTGAGAACATTGGTGCTTGA
- the LOC18591030 gene encoding shewanella-like protein phosphatase 1 isoform X1, with protein sequence MVSLCLNSLPLPPSSHPKRLTETSLSSSSFSNGSVGTALKPIVVSGNPPTFVSAPGRRIVAVGDLHGDLDQARSALEMAGVLSSDGEDLWTGGDAVLVQLGDVLDRGDDEIAILSLLRSLDIQAKANGGAVFQVNGNHETMNVEGDFRYVESGAFDECADFLEYLNDYQYDWEGALAGWCSMSRRWTDEQKMSRNNWGPWNLVKRQKGVISRSVLFRPGGPLACELARHAVVLKVNDWIFCHGGLLPHHVSYGIERMNMEVSKWMRGLIDKDSSPHMPFIATKGYDSVVWNRLYSRDISDLEACRINQINAILEETLQAVGAKAMVVGHTPQYLGANCAYNCSIWRIDVGMSSGVLNSRPEVLEIRDDKARVIRSRRDTLSELRIVDSI encoded by the exons ATGGTTTCACTATGCTTGAATTCATTGCCACTGCCACCTTCTTCACACCCCAAAAGGCTTACTGAAACTTCTTTGTCGTCCTCTTCTTTCAGTAACGGTAGTGTAGGAACAGCCCTGAAGCCCATTGTTGTCAGTGGAAATCCTCCCACTTTTGTTTCTGCTCCTGGTCGCCGTATAGTTGCag TTGGAGATCTACATGGAGACCTTGACCAAGCTAGAAGTGCACTGGAGATGGCTGGCGTCTTGAGTTCTGATGGTGAAGACTTATGGACGGGAGGAGATGCg GTATTGGTTCAGCTTGGAGATGTACTTGATCGAGGTGATGATGAAATAGCCATCTTATCCTTGTTGCGATCATTAGATATACAAGCGAAGGCTAATGGTGGAGCTGTTTTCCAG GTCAATGGAAATCATGAGACTATGAATGTGGAAGGGGATTTTAGATATGTAGAATCTGGGGCTTTTGATGAGTGTGCTGATTTCCTTGAATACTTGAATGACTATCAATATGACTGGGAGGGAGCATTAGCCGGTTGGTGTAGCATGTCTAGAAGGTGGACAGATGAACAGAAAATGTCTAGAAACAATTGGGGGCCATGGAATCTGGTAAAG AGACAAAAGGGTGTGATTTCCAGATCAGTTCTGTTTAGACCAGGTGGTCCACTTGCGTGTGAGTTGGCACGACATGCTGTAGTTCTTAAGGTTAATGACTGGATCTTCTGTCACGGTGGCCTCCTTCCTCACCATG TTTCATATGGCATAGAGAGGATGAACATGGAAGTATCTAAGTGGATGAGAGGTCTGATTGACAAGGATAGCAGTCCTCACATGCCCTTCATAGCCACCAAAGGGTATGATAGCGTTGTTTGGAACCGCCTATACTCTAGAGATATTTCTGACTTGGAGGCTTGTCGGATTAACCAG ATAAATGCTATTCTTGAGGAGACTCTGCAAGCAGTAGGAGCTAAGGCAATGGTGGTAGGACACACACCTCAATACTTGGGAGCAAATTG TGCGTACAATTGCAGCATCTGGCGCATTGATGTGGGAATGTCCAGTGGAGTTCTTAATTCAAGACCAGAG GTTCTAGAAATAAGAGATGACAAAGCAAGGGTAATAAGGAGCAGAAGGGACACGTTGAGTGAGCTTCGGATTGTCGACTCTATATAG
- the LOC18591030 gene encoding shewanella-like protein phosphatase 1 isoform X2, with product MVSLCLNSLPLPPSSHPKRLTETSLSSSSFSNGSVGTALKPIVVSGNPPTFVSAPGRRIVAVGDLHGDLDQARSALEMAGVLSSDGEDLWTGGDAVLVQLGDVLDRGDDEIAILSLLRSLDIQAKANGGAVFQVNGNHETMNVEGDFRYVESGAFDECADFLEYLNDYQYDWEGALAGWCSMSRRWTDEQKMSRNNWGPWNLRQKGVISRSVLFRPGGPLACELARHAVVLKVNDWIFCHGGLLPHHVSYGIERMNMEVSKWMRGLIDKDSSPHMPFIATKGYDSVVWNRLYSRDISDLEACRINQINAILEETLQAVGAKAMVVGHTPQYLGANCAYNCSIWRIDVGMSSGVLNSRPEVLEIRDDKARVIRSRRDTLSELRIVDSI from the exons ATGGTTTCACTATGCTTGAATTCATTGCCACTGCCACCTTCTTCACACCCCAAAAGGCTTACTGAAACTTCTTTGTCGTCCTCTTCTTTCAGTAACGGTAGTGTAGGAACAGCCCTGAAGCCCATTGTTGTCAGTGGAAATCCTCCCACTTTTGTTTCTGCTCCTGGTCGCCGTATAGTTGCag TTGGAGATCTACATGGAGACCTTGACCAAGCTAGAAGTGCACTGGAGATGGCTGGCGTCTTGAGTTCTGATGGTGAAGACTTATGGACGGGAGGAGATGCg GTATTGGTTCAGCTTGGAGATGTACTTGATCGAGGTGATGATGAAATAGCCATCTTATCCTTGTTGCGATCATTAGATATACAAGCGAAGGCTAATGGTGGAGCTGTTTTCCAG GTCAATGGAAATCATGAGACTATGAATGTGGAAGGGGATTTTAGATATGTAGAATCTGGGGCTTTTGATGAGTGTGCTGATTTCCTTGAATACTTGAATGACTATCAATATGACTGGGAGGGAGCATTAGCCGGTTGGTGTAGCATGTCTAGAAGGTGGACAGATGAACAGAAAATGTCTAGAAACAATTGGGGGCCATGGAATCTG AGACAAAAGGGTGTGATTTCCAGATCAGTTCTGTTTAGACCAGGTGGTCCACTTGCGTGTGAGTTGGCACGACATGCTGTAGTTCTTAAGGTTAATGACTGGATCTTCTGTCACGGTGGCCTCCTTCCTCACCATG TTTCATATGGCATAGAGAGGATGAACATGGAAGTATCTAAGTGGATGAGAGGTCTGATTGACAAGGATAGCAGTCCTCACATGCCCTTCATAGCCACCAAAGGGTATGATAGCGTTGTTTGGAACCGCCTATACTCTAGAGATATTTCTGACTTGGAGGCTTGTCGGATTAACCAG ATAAATGCTATTCTTGAGGAGACTCTGCAAGCAGTAGGAGCTAAGGCAATGGTGGTAGGACACACACCTCAATACTTGGGAGCAAATTG TGCGTACAATTGCAGCATCTGGCGCATTGATGTGGGAATGTCCAGTGGAGTTCTTAATTCAAGACCAGAG GTTCTAGAAATAAGAGATGACAAAGCAAGGGTAATAAGGAGCAGAAGGGACACGTTGAGTGAGCTTCGGATTGTCGACTCTATATAG